A genomic segment from Deltaproteobacteria bacterium encodes:
- the ssb gene encoding single-stranded DNA-binding protein has product MAQSLNRAEVIGNLGRDPEVRTFQDSGRVATISIATSQRFKDRSTGDYTERTEWHRIATYHPFFVDLLSQHGKKGRRVFVSGRLQTRKWTDRNGTDHYSTEIVIPPGGQLLFLDRRDDTAPQGADPAAPPPPDSPPTEELINDESLQG; this is encoded by the coding sequence ATGGCACAATCGCTCAATCGCGCCGAGGTTATCGGTAACCTCGGACGCGATCCCGAAGTCCGTACGTTTCAGGACTCCGGCCGCGTCGCAACCATCTCAATTGCAACCTCGCAGCGCTTCAAGGACCGCTCGACCGGCGACTACACCGAACGGACAGAATGGCACCGCATCGCCACCTACCACCCGTTCTTCGTCGACCTTCTGTCCCAGCACGGCAAGAAGGGCCGCCGCGTCTTCGTCTCCGGGCGACTGCAGACGCGGAAATGGACAGACCGCAACGGCACGGACCACTACTCCACCGAAATCGTCATACCACCGGGCGGCCAGCTTCTCTTCCTGGACCGACGCGACGACACCGCCCCCCAGGGAGCCGATCCGGCCGCGCCTCCGCCGCCGGACTCTCCCCCAACCGAAGAGCTCATCAACGACGAGAGCCTCCAGGGCTGA
- a CDS encoding macro domain-containing protein, whose product MIRFVQGNIFDSGCEALVNPVNCVGVMGKGLALQFKRRFPANFTSYAAACRRRDLAPGRLHVFDAGVPRLIVNFPTKRHWRDASRLDDVTQGLHALAGAIATNTIRSIAIPPLGCGLGGLPWPDVRQLILHHLSTLDGVDVVIHGPAPE is encoded by the coding sequence ATGATCCGGTTCGTCCAGGGCAACATCTTCGATTCCGGCTGCGAGGCCCTCGTCAATCCCGTCAACTGCGTCGGCGTCATGGGCAAGGGCCTGGCGCTCCAGTTCAAGCGCCGCTTCCCCGCCAACTTCACATCCTATGCCGCCGCATGCCGCCGCCGCGATCTCGCCCCCGGCCGCCTGCACGTCTTCGACGCCGGCGTTCCCCGCCTCATCGTCAACTTCCCGACGAAACGCCACTGGCGCGACGCCAGCCGCCTCGACGACGTAACCCAAGGCCTCCACGCCCTAGCCGGCGCCATCGCTACAAACACCATCCGCTCGATTGCGATCCCCCCGCTCGGCTGCGGCCTCGGCGGGCTGCCCTGGCCCGACGTCCGCCAACTGATCCTCCACCATCTCTCCACGCTAGACGGCGTGGATGTCGTCATCCACGGTCCCGCCCCCGAGTAG
- a CDS encoding type II toxin-antitoxin system HicB family antitoxin, producing the protein MRAYTAVIQRCPDTGVYIGHVPGIPGAHSQGNSLDEINAEVLALIFEDDEPTIQAEFVGIQTVLALEHNCLASDATATVR; encoded by the coding sequence ATGCGCGCCTATACAGCTGTCATCCAGCGATGCCCCGATACCGGCGTCTACATCGGTCATGTCCCCGGCATCCCCGGCGCTCACTCTCAAGGCAACTCTCTCGACGAAATCAACGCAGAAGTCCTCGCCCTGATCTTCGAAGACGATGAACCCACCATCCAGGCAGAATTCGTCGGCATACAGACAGTTCTCGCCCTTGAGCACAACTGCCTCGCGAGCGACGCCACCGCGACGGTGAGGTAG
- a CDS encoding DUF6290 family protein, translated as MKQTAVRLPEVTHNRLRALAARSGRTAAFYIREALERHLEDLEDLHTAENAAAEHRNSGDRTLTLDELDAYLGVED; from the coding sequence ATGAAGCAAACAGCCGTGCGACTGCCCGAGGTAACCCACAACCGCCTGCGCGCCCTTGCCGCCCGCTCGGGCCGCACCGCCGCCTTCTACATTCGCGAAGCCCTCGAACGTCATCTGGAGGACCTCGAGGACCTGCACACCGCCGAGAACGCCGCTGCGGAGCACCGAAATTCCGGCGACCGGACTCTCACGCTCGACGAATTGGACGCCTACCTTGGCGTGGAAGATTGA
- a CDS encoding type II toxin-antitoxin system RelE/ParE family toxin: protein MAWKIEIAERAARQIKKLNPPDSARIRTYLRNRLSQLDHPRQAGATLQGSTLGRYWRYRVGDYRILCELHDDEQRVLVVQIGHRRSIYRHQ from the coding sequence TTGGCGTGGAAGATTGAAATCGCGGAGCGCGCGGCCAGGCAAATCAAGAAGCTCAATCCACCCGACTCGGCCCGGATCCGCACCTATCTGCGAAACCGGTTGTCTCAACTCGATCATCCGCGACAGGCCGGCGCCACGCTGCAGGGTTCCACTCTCGGCCGCTACTGGCGCTATCGCGTCGGCGACTACCGCATCCTGTGCGAACTCCACGACGACGAACAACGTGTACTAGTCGTCCAGATCGGCCATCGCCGCTCGATCTACCGCCACCAATAG